CTTCCGCAGCGGCGAGACCAGTTTTCCGCTGCTGATGCGCACCGAATTCGGCGTGCCGCTGCTGCACGGCACCTCGGCGCTGCTGGTGATGCGGCTTCTTGACCTGCATGCGCTTCTGGCCGCGGGCGGTCTCGGGCTGGTTCTGGAATCCGAGAACAAGCTGTGGCCGGCGCTGATGTGGCTTGCCTTCCTGCTTGCCCCCATTCCGGCCTACCTCGTCAAGGGACCGGTCCTCCGGCTCCTGAAGCCGAAGCTAAAGGGTAAGCTCGGCCGTATTCTCGATGGTATCGAAGACGGTTTGCCTGCAACGCTTGGCGGGCTTCTGCGCGCCTGGGTCGTCACGGTGATCAACTGGGGTGTCAAGGTGGCGGTGTTCGCATGGGCGCTTGGCCTGATGGGCGTCGCGCCGATCGCCGCGAGCTTCGGCGGCGCGCTCGGCGGAGAGCTTTCTTCGGTTCTCCCCTTCCATGCTCCGGCGGGCGTCGGTACCTATCCGGCAGGCATCGTTGCCGGCGCGCTTGCGCTGGGTGCTCCGGCCGGCAAGGCCGCGGTTGAATTGCTCGGCAAGGCGGCGGTCAACATGCATCTTATCATCATGCTGGCCGCCCTGATCGGAGCTGCCGTCTCGCTGGCTCTGAATAGCCTTCGAAAGTGGGTCACCGGTCGCTGATCGCGACCGGCGTTTTCTGGCCATATCTTACTGGAACGCGGTTTCGAAGAAGCTGCGCAGCTTGCGCGAATGCAGCGTTTCCTTCGGCATGGCGCCGAGCTTCTGCAGGGCGCGGATACCGATCTGCAGATGCTGGCGGACCTGCGTCTTGTAGAACGCTGTTGCCATTCCCGGCAGTTTCAGTTCGCCATGCAGCGGTTTGTCGGAAACGCACAGCAGCGTGCCGTAGGGAACGCGGAAGCGGAAACCGTTTGCCGCGATCGTCGCGGATTCCATGTCGAGCGCGATGGCGCGAGCCTGTGACAATCGCTTGACCGGCCCGCGCTGGTCGCGAAGCTCCCAGTTGCGGTTGTCGATCGTGGCGACGGTGCCGGTGCGCATGATCCGCTTCAGCTCAAAACCTTCGTAACCGGTGATTTCCTCGACGGCATCCTCGAGAGCCAGTTGCACTTCGGCAAGTGCGGGGATCGGTACCCAGACCGGAAGATCGTCGTCGAGTACGTGATCCTCACGCATATAGGCATGCGCCAGCACATAGTCGCCGAGACGCTGGCTGTTGCGCAGGCCGGCGCAATGGCCGAGCATCAGCCATGCATGAGGTCTCAGCACCGCGATGTGGTCGGTGATCGTCTTGGCGTTCGACGGGCCGACGCCGATGTTCACCATGGTGATGCCGGCGTGTCCCTTCATCTTCAGGTGATAGGCGGGCATCTGCGGCAGGCGCCCGACCGACGCGCCGCCCTCGGGCTCGCTGTGGCCGGGAAGCGTGACGACATTGCCAGGCTCGACGAAAGCGGAATAACCGCCGCCGCCTTCTGCCATCATGTTGCGCGCATAGGCGCAGAACTCGTCGATGTAGAACTGGTAGTTCGTGAACAGCACGAAGTTCTGGAAATGCGCGGAACTGGTCGCCGTGTAGTGCGAGAGGCGGGCGAGCGAATAGTCGATGCGCTGGGCCGTGAAGGCCGCCAGCGGATGCGGCTCACCGGGAAGCGGCTCGTATTCGCCATTGGCAATTTCGTCGTCCGTGGTGGTGAGATCCGGCGTATCGAAGAGATCGCGCAGCGGCATGTCGACGAGGCCGCTCGCCGCAGCTTCCACATGCGCGCCTTCGCCGAAGGCGAAATGCAGCGGGATCGGCGTTTCCGATTCCGACACCACGACCGGGACCTGATGATTGCGCATCAACAGGTTGAGCTGCTCCACCAGATAGTGTCGGAAGAGCTGCGGCTTGGTGACGGTCGTCGTGTAAAGGCCGGGGGAGGTGACGTGACCATAGGAGAGGCGCGAGTCGATATGACCGAAGCTCGTGGTCTCGATGCCGACCTGCGGATAGAAGGCCCTGTAGCGCCCGGTGATCGGAGCCCCCCTGGCGAGCCCGGAAAAGGCGTCGATCAGGAAGGAGGCGTTCCGCTCGTAGAGCTCGATCAACGCATCCACCGCAGGCTCCGCCTCGGTGAAGACCCTGGGTTCGTACGACTCGGGCAGGATGAAATTGACGGGTGACTGAATATGGATTCGCTTGTTCATGCTTCATTATAGTGGAGCTTGCTTGACAAGCAAACGACGTGAATACGCGCCAGACGCGAAAAAGTCCCGGCATCCCGCCATGCTCAATGCAACTCTCGGGCCGCTATGGACGAGAAATGCGCTTTCAGCTCAACGACTGGCGCTGCAGGCTGACGAAAAGCACGAGGCCTGCGCCGCGCTTCTCCATGCGGAACTCCTGCGAATGCGCGACGCCGAGGGCCAGAACCGGCCCGAGTATCAAGGTGGCGGCCAGCGCCATGCGCATGAAGGACGACGTCAGGATGTTCATGGATGCCGCCATCGGATCGTCCTTTCCTGTTGTTCAGAGTGTTGCCATGCAGAGCGGGCTTGCCGGGTTGACGCAGCCGGAGGCGACGCCGACCTGCATGCGGCGGGGGTTCTCGCTGGTCGAGATCACGAGTTGGGCAAGCAGGATGGCGAAGATCGCCATGACCAGCGTCATGATGGTGATGCGTCTCGAAAGCTTTGCCATTTCCGTCGCCCTTTCCTGCTGCGTTGTCGTCTTTATGACGGCAACGCCCTGAATGGCGCCTGAGATACGGGTTCATCCATCGTTCATTTGAGTTAACGATAGTCAGGATGTGTGTCCCTCCGGACACTGGACATTCACGCTTCCGTGAACTTTACTGCCCTCGCATGGCGAGTCTGGACCAGAGTTCGCATTTTTGAGGCGTGTGTTAGCAAGCGGTGCATGAAGAACCGCAAACGGGGGGCAGATGGACGGACGGCTTGCTGTTTTGTTTTGGCTGATGAGCCTGCCATCCGCCGAGGTTCAGGGGGACAAGTTCTCCATTCATCGACCCGAACTGACCGACCGTCTCGCTGTCTCGATGGGCACGACGCTCTATCAGGATGAAGCCAAGAGCTTTGAAACCCGTCTTTCCTATATCTATGGCGAAAAGCTGTTCGATCGCCTGCATCCTATGATCGATCTGTCGGTGACAAGCTCGGGCGGTACGTGGATCGGCGCCGGTTTCTAC
The window above is part of the Rhizobium sp. ACO-34A genome. Proteins encoded here:
- a CDS encoding AMP nucleosidase; its protein translation is MNKRIHIQSPVNFILPESYEPRVFTEAEPAVDALIELYERNASFLIDAFSGLARGAPITGRYRAFYPQVGIETTSFGHIDSRLSYGHVTSPGLYTTTVTKPQLFRHYLVEQLNLLMRNHQVPVVVSESETPIPLHFAFGEGAHVEAAASGLVDMPLRDLFDTPDLTTTDDEIANGEYEPLPGEPHPLAAFTAQRIDYSLARLSHYTATSSAHFQNFVLFTNYQFYIDEFCAYARNMMAEGGGGYSAFVEPGNVVTLPGHSEPEGGASVGRLPQMPAYHLKMKGHAGITMVNIGVGPSNAKTITDHIAVLRPHAWLMLGHCAGLRNSQRLGDYVLAHAYMREDHVLDDDLPVWVPIPALAEVQLALEDAVEEITGYEGFELKRIMRTGTVATIDNRNWELRDQRGPVKRLSQARAIALDMESATIAANGFRFRVPYGTLLCVSDKPLHGELKLPGMATAFYKTQVRQHLQIGIRALQKLGAMPKETLHSRKLRSFFETAFQ